In one Zymoseptoria tritici IPO323 chromosome 10, whole genome shotgun sequence genomic region, the following are encoded:
- a CDS encoding putative FRE ferric reductase-like transmembrane component (similar to S. cerevisiae FRE proteins, involved in Iron uptake, ferroxidase (FET) dependent): protein MKGHMGHMDMSGGMNMGRGLSNEEYARRYWYGIAGCVGLLAVIRVAKSLQTRWRLSDSKRGIQSIPSRPQSSFSKAYATTTATCREVLYPQPVHFTGRFSRFFTPLPIGRWLLLIIYWIVLLSFLWQNNIIPKDDPLYLYRWDKVGYRAAWVSVTQVPFIYLLSCKFNPISLLTGISYERFNWLHRWAARTLWLTVIVHWSFFYHSWSIYGIVDKQIAFMPMIKWGFGAWGILTWMLLSGFGFFRHLSYELFVLQHIAGAAALLWVLHTHVPTKAAYNIWMAVAFLTFDWGARLIHGVLQNTHILGRLNSKIPGYSTRLEPLPGNVVRVTIEGVDFTWKTGQHCFLNMPRLRPFESHPYTIANVAELGSNGQRTMTMLIQSRAGFSRTLWKTAIKHDGTDRRFRAFLSGPWGSPPILSQYETVVLIACSSGASFIIPLLQDLARNPGCVRNVELHWIIREEEHFSWFKDELTTLVEKSHQTALKPQIHIHITRSSDRRTVFSNEVAEPSPSKPDPRATSTEVEESSFSTRTSTASVPSMENEKSPLTPRPERAAATASLNMSYGGRPTLDSMIRPAVESAIGETAVIVCGSTAITAQSRTYVANLSDERAVHKGTGAQGIMLFTETYGW from the coding sequence ATGAAGGGCCATATGGGTCACATGGACATGAGCGGGGGGATGAACATGGGCCGAGGTCTCTCCAATGAAGAATACGCCCGCCGCTACTGGTATGGGATCGCTGGATGCGTTGGTCTGCTGGCGGTCATCCGTGTTGCGAAGAGTCTCCAGACACGGTGGCGATTATCGGATTCCAAGCGAGGTATTCAAAGCATCCCCTCAAGACCGCAATCAAGCTTCTCAAAAGCATATGccacaacaacagcaacatgCCGAGAAGTCCTCTACCCTCAACCGGTCCACTTCACAGGCCGCTTCTCAAGATTCTTCACACCACTCCCCATCGGACGATGGCTACTGCTCATCATATACTGgatcgtcctcctctccttcctctggCAGAACAACATCATTCCCAAAGACGACCCactctacctctaccgcTGGGACAAGGTCGGCTACCGAGCAGCATGGGTTTCCGTCACGCAAGTCCCCTTCATCTACCTCCTCTCCTGCAAATTCAACCCCATCTCATTGTTGACGGGAATCTCCTACGAGCGCTTCAACTGGCTCCATCGCTGGGCCGCGAGAACACTCTGGCTGACGGTGATCGTACACTGGTCGTTCTTCTATCATTCCTGGTCCATCTATGGTATTGTCGATAAGCAGATCGCATTCATGCCGATGATCAAGTGGGGTTTTGGAGCGTGGGGGATTTTAACGTGGATGCTTCTTTCCGGGTTCGGATTCTTTCGACATTTGAGTTATGAGCTGTTTGTGCTGCAGCATATTGCTGGTGCGGCTGCTCTTCTCTGGGTGTTGCATACGCATGTGCCGACGAAAGCGGCGTATAACATCTGGATGGCCGTGGCATTTTTGACCTTTGATTGGGGTGCCAGGTTGATTCATGGAGTGTTGCAAAATACTCATATTCTGGGCCGACTAAACAGCAAGATTCCTGGATACTCGACTCGACTGGAGCCTCTTCCAGGGAATGTCGTTCGGGTGACGATAGAAGGTGTCGACTTCACCTGGAAAACAGGCCAGCATTGTTTCCTCAACatgcctcgacttcgacccTTCGAATCCCACCCATACACCATCGCCAACGTCGCAGAACTGGGCAGCAACGGACAAAGGACCATGACCATGCTCATCCAATCTCGAGCCGGCTTCTCACGAACCCTGTGGAAGACCGCAATAAAACACGACGGCACAGACCGACGTTTCCGCGCTTTCCTCAGCGGACCTTGGGGCTCACCTCCCATCTTATCACAATACGAGACAGTCGTACTCATCGCTTGCTCGTCCGGAGCATCCTTCATCATACCTCTACTACAAGACCTCGCTCGCAACCCCGGCTGCGTCAGAAATGTAGAACTGCACTGGATCATCCGCGAAGAAGAGCACTTCTCCTGGTTCAAAGACGAGCTCACCACTCTCGTCGAGAAGTCTCATCAAACAGCCCTGAAACCACAAATTCACATCCACATCACCCGCTCTTCAGACCGCAGAACCGTCTTTTCCAACGAGGTCGCAGAACCATCGCCCTCAAAACCTGACCCCCGCGCCACGAGCACGGAGGTGGAAGAAAGCTCGTTCTCCACCCGTACTAGCACAGCCAGCGTGCCGTCGATGGAGAATGAAAAGTCGCCTCTCACGCCCCGTCCGGAACGAGCTGCAGCTACCGCCTCTCTGAACATGTCCTACGGCGGCCGACCCACGCTGGACTCCATGATCCGTCCAGCGGTGGAGAGTGCGATCGGCGAGACGGCGGTCATCGTATGTGGCAGCACGGCCATCACGGCGCAGAGTAGGACGTACGTGGCCAACCTATCGGATGAACGCGCGGTGCATAAAGGAACGGGAGCACAGGGAATCATGCTATTCACCGAGACATATGGATGGTGA
- the TH3 gene encoding beta ketoadipyl CoA thiolase (Similar to, last step of the ketoadipate pathway.): MAAQRISSFVSQLTPGQKPLDKITQKNPDDVVITLAIRTPLTKARKGGMKDTLLDAIVFKLLEQVNQKSKLDPQLVEDICLGNVSSAKAAYYCRAALLAAGYPNTTAGHSVNRFCASGLKAVQDIANQISTGSIEIGLALGAESMTEGGDRLERPFAEEILAANQEARDCMQPMGQTSENVGADFNITRESQDRYAAESYRRAEVAQKAGWFADEIAPITVKIDGKDVTLTKDEGPRWGTTYESLSKIRPAFPDFGDKSTGGNSSQVTDGAAAVLLMKRSKALELGQPILAKYVGATVAGLAPRIMGIGPSIAVPKLLSQYNLSIDDIDVIELNEAFASMAVYCRDTLKIDWEKMNVRGGAIALGHPLGCTGARQIVTGLSECRRRKAKILLTTMCIGTGQGMAGLFVNEQL, encoded by the exons ATGGCCGCCCAGAGAATCTCCTCGTTCGTCTCGCAGCTGACTCCCGGCCAGAAGCCGCTGGACAAGAT CACCCAGAAGAACCCCGACGATGTGGTCATCACTCTCGCCATCCGCACACCCCTCACCAAGGCCCGCAAGGGTGGCATGAAGGACACCCTCCTCGATGCCATCGTCTTCAAGCTGTTGGAGCAGGTGAACCAGAAGTCAAAGCTCGACCCACAATTGGTCGAGGATATCTGCTTGGGCAAC GTCTCCTCCGCAAAGGCCGCCTACTACTGCCGtgccgccctcctcgccgccggctaccccaacaccaccgccggcCACTCCGTCAACCGCTTCTGCGCCTCCGGCCTCAAGGCCGTACAGGACATCGCCAACCAAATCTCCACCGGCAGCATCGAGATCGGTCTCGCTCTCGGCGCCGAGTCCATGACCGAGGGCGGCGACCGCCTCGAACGCCCCTTCGCCGAGGAgatcctcgccgccaaccAGGAAGCCCGCGACTGCATGCAGCCCATGGGCCAGACCTCAGAGAACGTCGGCGCCGACTTCAACATCACCCGCGAGTCGCAGGATCGCTACGCCGCGGAATCCTACCGCCGTGCGGAAGTCGCTCAGAAGGCCGGGTGGTTCGCCGACGAAATCGCCCCCATCACCGTCAAGATCGACGGCAAGGACGTCACGCTCACCAAGGACGAGGGTCCTCGCTGGGGCACCACCTACGAATCCCTCTCCAAGATCCGCCCGGCGTTCCCCGATTTTGGAGACAAGAGCACGGGAGGCAACAGCAGTCAGGTGACCGACGGCGCGGCCGCAGTCCTCTTGATGAAGCGCTCCAAAGCCCTCGAGCTCGGACAGCCCATTCTCGCCAAGTACGTCGGCGCCACGGTCGCCGGTCTGGCGCCCCGCATCATGGGTATCGGCCCATCCATTGCGGTCCCCAAGCTCCTCTCGCAATACAACCTCAGCATCGACGACATTGACGTCATCGAGCTCAACGAGGCATTCGCCAGCATGGCCGTCTACTGCCGCGACACCCTCAAGATCGACTGGGAGAAGATGAACGTGCGTGGAGGTGCGATTGCTCTGGGTCACCCGCTGGGATGCACTGGTGCGCGACAGATTGTGACGGGTTTGAGTGAgtgccggaggaggaaggcgaagattCTGTTGACTACCATGTGTATTGGTACCGGTCAGGGTATGGCTGGTCTGTTTGTCAACGAGCAGTTGTAG